In Patescibacteria group bacterium, the following proteins share a genomic window:
- a CDS encoding FtsX-like permease family protein gives MKLIQILYLSYRNLSVHRSRTILTLIGVIIGIGAIMFLVSLGYGLQRLVTDQVVKFDAFSIIDVTSGDSNVVKLTDDTNNKISEITQVDSIGESINLAGKLKIGESATDTVFYAIDNNFAEYDQIKADQGKFISTDASSKDIIVSKAVLNLLGVKDAATILDKDIAADLIVTRDLTENGETKTSANQEFKLVGIIDDESVPFAYIPLQSAKNAGAVNFSMIKVKATDQTEVATIRKTIENMGYKTDNVSDTLAQINQIFSILKVALGILGFIAMIVALLGMFNTLTISLMERTREVGYLKVIGARNRDIFLLFTTESVLIAFVGGVSGVIIGLVFEWLVNIGISTMAVRSGAFPITVFYTPLLFALVMGGFSLLVGIITGIYPARRAVRVKPLDVLRYE, from the coding sequence ATGAAATTAATCCAAATTTTATATCTATCTTATCGAAATCTATCAGTACATCGTTCGAGAACAATACTTACGTTAATTGGTGTGATCATTGGTATTGGCGCGATTATGTTTCTCGTCTCCTTGGGTTATGGCCTCCAGAGGCTTGTTACAGATCAGGTGGTTAAGTTTGACGCGTTTTCAATTATTGATGTTACATCCGGAGATTCGAATGTGGTAAAACTTACCGATGATACAAACAACAAAATTTCTGAGATTACCCAGGTTGATTCAATAGGTGAAAGCATTAATTTGGCAGGAAAACTAAAAATTGGTGAATCAGCGACAGACACGGTTTTTTATGCAATTGATAATAATTTTGCCGAATATGATCAAATCAAAGCCGATCAAGGCAAATTTATAAGTACAGATGCGAGCAGTAAAGATATAATTGTATCCAAAGCCGTTTTAAATCTTCTGGGGGTAAAGGATGCGGCGACAATTTTGGATAAAGATATTGCGGCTGACCTAATAGTAACAAGGGATTTGACCGAGAACGGAGAGACGAAAACTTCTGCAAATCAGGAATTTAAACTGGTTGGAATCATTGATGATGAGTCGGTTCCATTTGCTTATATCCCCTTACAATCCGCCAAAAATGCCGGTGCTGTTAATTTTTCGATGATAAAAGTGAAAGCCACAGATCAAACCGAGGTTGCCACGATCAGAAAAACTATTGAAAATATGGGATACAAAACTGATAATGTGTCAGATACGTTAGCCCAGATCAATCAGATTTTCTCGATTTTAAAAGTTGCCCTGGGTATTCTGGGCTTTATAGCCATGATCGTTGCCTTGCTTGGCATGTTTAATACTTTGACGATTTCCTTGATGGAAAGAACCAGAGAGGTTGGATATCTTAAAGTGATTGGTGCGCGCAACCGTGACATTTTTCTTCTTTTCACGACAGAATCTGTCTTAATCGCATTCGTTGGCGGTGTTTCGGGCGTGATTATCGGCTTGGTGTTTGAGTGGTTGGTTAATATCGGCATCTCGACTATGGCTGTCCGGTCCGGTGCGTTTCCAATCACCGTGTTTTACACGCCGTTATTGTTTGCGCTTGTAATGGGTGGTTTTTCTCTCTTGGTTGGTATCATCACGGGAATTTATCCTGCCAGGAGGGCAGTTCGCGTGAAGCCGCTTGATGTGTTACGCTATGAATAA
- a CDS encoding ABC transporter ATP-binding protein, producing the protein MSLESIIKIEKVTKSFDLGINKVHALNGVDLEIHPKDFAIIYGPSGCGKSTLLNVISGLEAPTTGKVVVREEDLYSLSDDQRAQFRSEKFGIISQSSHWVNSLNVWQNVAIPLVLKGNSFSGSKKRALDVLSEIGMEEFADNPPNKLSGGQQQRVSIARALIRNPWIIIADEPTGNLDTHNSDATMAIFQRLNLESKRTIIMVTHNLVYLPYATVKIAMRDGVVASQSVADIAKQLEQEVATLKESK; encoded by the coding sequence ATGAGCTTGGAATCAATAATCAAAATTGAAAAGGTGACGAAATCTTTTGATCTCGGAATAAATAAAGTTCACGCCCTAAACGGCGTTGATCTTGAAATCCATCCGAAAGATTTTGCAATTATTTATGGTCCTTCTGGGTGCGGCAAGTCAACTCTTTTGAATGTTATTTCAGGCCTTGAGGCACCGACCACAGGCAAAGTTGTTGTGAGAGAAGAAGACCTATATTCATTATCGGATGATCAGAGGGCGCAATTTAGATCTGAAAAGTTTGGAATAATTTCACAATCGTCACACTGGGTGAATTCCCTGAATGTTTGGCAAAATGTTGCGATTCCGCTTGTGCTTAAGGGCAATTCTTTTTCTGGTTCAAAAAAAAGAGCTCTTGATGTTCTCTCAGAGATCGGAATGGAGGAATTTGCCGACAACCCACCGAATAAACTTTCCGGTGGTCAGCAACAAAGAGTTTCAATCGCAAGGGCGCTTATCCGTAATCCCTGGATTATCATAGCTGATGAGCCCACTGGCAATCTTGATACGCATAATTCCGATGCAACAATGGCGATATTTCAACGGCTGAACCTGGAATCAAAAAGAACAATAATTATGGTTACTCACAATTTGGTTTATTTGCCGTATGCTACGGTCAAAATTGCCATGCGTGATGGAGTGGTAGCGTCTCAGTCGGTTGCCGATATAGCAAAACAGCTTGAGCAAGAAGTAGCCACGCTGAAGGAGAGTAAATGA
- a CDS encoding PspC domain-containing protein: protein MAKNLMRSKKDKMVAGVCGGLGEYFDIDPNIVRIIFVAFTLLGGSGVLVYIIMWLVVPKEGEISYFEDLAGSKRGKSDPKENMKRAAREFKSEVKDVAKTKGRRDGTIIFAIILIFIGLIFLTNNFVSFAHIIKLWPLILIIVGLAVIFSRMDQ, encoded by the coding sequence ATGGCAAAAAATCTAATGCGCTCAAAAAAAGACAAAATGGTTGCCGGAGTCTGTGGCGGTTTAGGAGAATATTTCGACATTGACCCAAACATTGTCAGGATTATTTTTGTTGCCTTCACTCTTTTGGGTGGGTCGGGTGTTTTAGTTTATATAATTATGTGGCTTGTTGTACCAAAAGAAGGGGAAATATCATATTTTGAAGATCTGGCCGGTTCAAAAAGGGGCAAGTCGGACCCAAAAGAAAATATGAAAAGAGCTGCCCGAGAATTTAAATCCGAGGTTAAAGATGTTGCCAAAACAAAAGGCCGCCGCGATGGTACAATCATCTTTGCAATCATTCTAATTTTCATCGGCTTAATTTTTTTGACTAATAATTTTGTTTCCTTTGCCCACATCATCAAACTTTGGCCCCTCATCCTTATCATTGTTGGATTAGCAGTAATTTTTTCCAGGATGGACCAGTAA